One genomic segment of Helianthus annuus cultivar XRQ/B chromosome 14, HanXRQr2.0-SUNRISE, whole genome shotgun sequence includes these proteins:
- the LOC110905025 gene encoding splicing factor-like protein 1 — protein sequence MDPNHNHSSPQSQTLVSPTDLQNSTTNPQQTLPSAPPIQNSLPHPTNGHTDKQHSGAEDETATRRRRKSRWDPPPTEDAGTVSDGSGTTAAGARKRKSRWADDAPNPMLQLPDFMKDLTAGIVLDPKIQALNNRLLEISRKFQSGLPLDDRPEGARSPSPEPVYDNMGIRINTREYRARERLNKERQEIISQILKENPSFKPPADYRPPKVHKKLYIPMKEYPGYNFIGLIIGPRGNTQKRMERETGAKIVIRGKGSVKEGRLQQKRDLKYDPSENEDLHVFVEADTQEAVDAAASMVQKLLQPVDEVLNEHKRQQLRELAALNGTIRDEEFCRLCGEPGHRQFACPSRNSTFKSDVLCKICGDGGHPTIDCPVKGTAGKKMDDEYQNFLAELGGTVPESLIKSSSSTLALGPGSSSGTDSTAGAAASTAHGGLGSNVLKPSKEFDETNLYIGYLPPTLDDDTLIRLFAPFGEIVMAKVIKDHITGLSKGYGFVKYSDVNQANTAIASMNGHLLEGRSIAVRIAGKRPPPVLPPGPPAPVPGSYPTHPAPGLPGAPPAPYTGNPVPWGPPPPPPPTYASYPPPPPPPGSTVYPQVMSQPLPQYGIQYPVPAPTVSSAATSLTVPSGEMQQSVQPAYSTPTYAYAPYYGAPTTAGYTSMPQSTIDHSQIIGNVPWAPRPDVPPSAVTAETNKSSADQEYEKFLSETK from the coding sequence ATGGACCCCAACCATAACCATTCGTCTCCACAATCTCAAACCCTAGTTTCCCCTACCGATCTCCAAAATTCAACCACCAATCCCCAACAAACCCTACCTTCTGCTCCACCAATTCAAAATTCACTTCCACATCCTACAAACGGCCACACAGACAAACAACATTCAGGCGCTGAAGACGAAACAGCCACCCGAAGACGGAGAAAAAGCCGCTGGGACCCGCCGCCGACCGAAGACGCCGGAACAGTCAGCGACGGCAGCGGAACAACCGCCGCCGGCGCACGCAAGCGGAAATCTCGATGGGCGGATGATGCACCAAACCCTATGTTACAGTTACCAGATTTCATGAAGGATTTGACTGCAGGTATTGTGCTTGATCCTAAAATTCAAGCACTTAATAACAGGCTGCTTGAAATAAGTAGAAAGTTTCAATCTGGTTTGCCTTTAGATGATAGACCTGAAGGTGCTAGATCACCTTCACCCGAACCGGTTTATGATAACATGGGGATTAGAATTAATACGCGAGAGTATCGCGCTAGAGAACGGTTGAATAAAGAGAGACAGGAGATTATATCACAGATTTTGAAGGAGAATCCGTCGTTTAAACCTCCGGCGGATTATCGGCCACCGAAGGTTCATAAGAAGCTTTACATACCTATGAAGGAATACCCCGGGTATAATTTTATCGGGCTTATTATTGGGCCGAGGGGGAATACGCAGAAGCGGATGGAACGAGAGACGGGTGCGAAAATTGTGATTCGAGGGAAAGGGTCGGTGAAGGAGGGTAGGTTGCAGCAGAAGAGGGATTTGAAGTATGATCCTTCGGAGAATGAGGATTTGCATGTTTTTGTGGAGGCGGATACGCAGGAAGCGGTTGATGCGGCTGCGAGTATGGTGCAGAAGCTTTTGCAGCCGGTTGATGAGGTGCTTAATGAGCATAAGAGGCAGCAGTTGAGAGAACTTGCTGCGCTTAATGGGACAATTAGAGATGAAGAGTTTTGTAGATTGTGTGGTGAGCCTGGACACCGGCAGTTTGCTTGTCCTTCGCGGAATTCGACTTTTAAAAGTGATGTGTTGTGTAAAATATGTGGTGACGGTGGACATCCGACTATAGATTGTCCGGTTAAAGGGACCGCTGGTAAGAAAATGGATGATGAGTATCAGAACTTTCTGGCGGAGTTAGGTGGGACGGTTCCAGAATCTTTGATCAAGTCGAGCTCTTCGACTCTGGCTCTTGGTCCAGGCAGTAGTTCTGGAACCGATTCTACTGCTGGAGCAGCTGCAAGTACAGCACATGGTGGATTAGGGTCAAATGTGTTGAAACCGTCAAAGGAATTCGATGAAACAAACTTGTATATCGGTTACTTACCGCCTACTTTGGATGACGATACCTTGATCCGACTGTTTGCGCCTTTTGGTGAGATTGTAATGGCTAAAGTGATTAAAGACCACATCACAGGGCTGAGTAAAGGCTATGGTTTTGTGAAATATTCAGATGTTAACCAAGCTAATACCGCTATCGCTAGCATGAACGGTCATCTTTTGGAGGGAAGATCAATCGCTGTACGAATTGCCGGGAAGCGCCCTCCACCGGTGCTTCCTCCTGGTCCTCCTGCACCGGTTCCGGGGTCGTACCCAACACATCCTGCACCGGGTCTTCCCGGTGCACCGCCTGCACCATATACTGGTAATCCGGTTCCGTGGggtccacctccacctccacctccgacttATGCGTCTTACCCACCTCCCCCTCCGCCTCCAGGTTCCACCGTGTATCCTCAGGTCATGAGTCAACCGTTACCGCAATATGGGATACAATATCCTGTACCTGCGCCTACAGTATCTTCTGCAGCGACTTCCCTAACTGTCCCTTCTGGTGAGATGCAGCAAAGTGTTCAACCTGCATATTCAACGCCTACATATGCCTATGCGCCGTATTACGGTGCACCTACTACCGCTGGTTATACCAGTATGCCTCAGTCAACTATTGACCATTCACAGATTATTGGAAATGTTCCCTGGGCCCCACGTCCAGATGTTCCGCCATCTGCTGTAACAGCTGAGACGAATAAATCTAGTGCGGATCAAGAATATGAGAAGTTCTTGTCGGAGACCAAATGA